Proteins encoded together in one Oreochromis aureus strain Israel breed Guangdong linkage group 23, ZZ_aureus, whole genome shotgun sequence window:
- the LOC120436051 gene encoding uncharacterized protein LOC120436051 — translation MDALKLYLILLIPLTACSQDLGGETVVKTIGKQPDVTQICTNETQNMITLIVCTIRTQRSGGGYCSLLYEHARGFEQKCDSRFTLMKENQTVFLHLINLTSEDSGSYTCQCTTPGRTNIFHLNVTVEELSSRSGTETVPLTWICVTVFIIVNLVIFGFIHGQLRHSGCSRSETAGLSVNETHGSLDEDVQDDSYTNLQHPTNDVYQTITSDHPQHDITTN, via the exons ATGGATGCACTGAAGCTGTACTTAATTCTTCTTATACCACTAACTGCATGTTCACAAGATTTGGGAGGAG aaactgttgtgAAAACAATTGGGAAACAACCAGATGTCACTCAAATATGCACCAATGAAACACAGAACATGATCACACTGATAGTTTGTACGATCAGAACTCAGAGAAGTGGAGGAGGATATTGTAGTCTGCTGTATGAACATGCACGGGGCTTTGAACAGAAATGTGACTCCAGGTTCACACTGATGAAAGAAAATCAGACTGTGTTTCTCCACCTGATCAATTTAACATCAGAGGACAGTGGGAGCTACACCTGTCAGTGTACAACTCCTGGAAGAACAAATATTTTCCATCTTAATGTCACTGTGGAAG AACTAAGCAGCAGGTCTGGAACAGAAACAGTTCCTCTTACATGGATTTGTGTAACTGTGTTCATCATTGTGAACTTAGTTATCTTTGGATTTATTCACGGACAACTGCGCCACAG TGGCTGTTCAAGGTCAGAAACAGCTGGACTATCAGTGAATGAGACTCACGGCTCTTTG GATGAAGATGTCCAAGATGATTCTTACACAAACCTTCAGCATCCAACAAATGATGTCTACCAAACTATCACCTCAGATCACCCTCAGCATGACATCACTACAAATTAA
- the LOC120436055 gene encoding uncharacterized protein LOC120436055 produces MTARKLCFLLLLHLLVGFSSEETLVKTIGKKPDSTQICSKTTLNITVMIVCEISTERSRGEQCRLLYRYDEGFIHGCDSRFTLIKENETVFLHLVNLTSEDSGNYTCECVFRGGLYVLHLSVTVREDGHFSGMKFMATVTIISAAASLISVAVITCGYSLRRNPHRENGSGLSNLTGSETHQLFDKEDRYMSLHRQNIDVYQTISSGRLHHDAEATPCHSHVQ; encoded by the exons AGACTCTTGTGAAGACAATTGGAAAGAAACCTGATTCCACTCAAATATGCAGCAAGACAACACTGAATATTACTGTGATGATAGTGTGTGAGATCAGCACAGAGAGGAGCCGAGGAGAACAGTGCCGTCTGCTCTATCGTTACGATGAAGGCTTTATTCATGGGTGTGACTCCAGGTTCACACTGATCAAAGAAAATGAGACTGTGTTTCTCCACCTGGTCAACTTAACATCTGAAGACAGTGGGAACTACACCTGTGAGTGTGTATTTCGTGGTGGGTTGTATGTTCTCCATCTCAGCGTGACTGTGAGAG AGGATGGACATTTTTCTGGCATGAAGTTCATGGCTACAGTTACCatcatttctgctgctgcttcactcaTCAGTGTGGCTGTGATAACCTGCGGTTACAGCCTGAGGAGAAATCCTCACAG AGAAAACGGATCAGGGCTATCTAACTTGACAGGATCTGAAACTCACCAGCTGTTT GACAAAGAGGACCGCTACATGAGCCTTCATCGGCAAAACATTGATGTCTACCAAACTATCTCCTCCGGTCGCCTTCATCATGATGCTGAGGCCACTCCGTGTCACAGTCATGTACAATAA